tatcataataaaatcattgctaggcatagagtgattgcattatgcccatgcgtcaaagcaaacatctagaattagaacttcatgcattttatctattgagtctttgcaaaggcatttgggagatagataggtagaataggcttgtcatcgtgaggcatcaggggcaagtaatgaatagatgtgggtagggTAGAATCACATGaattggtaaagaaaaaaatcataaactcatacattCTAGGCAGACAAGGCAAGTCAGTTCctaacactattttattttgaatttatcttttatctaaatcttttattttttttttatcttttatctttttctttatcttttaattttatctttaattcttttatcttatcttttcttttctcttctaagtttatctttaaatatcttatcttttctttactttatcttctatctttctttatcttttattttaaattcttatctcttgcttttaaattggatttgcattaatctaagtacaaacaaagttcctgtggattcgacactcggacttccgagtactttactacttgtgacgatttggtgcacttgccaatgagtCAACAATAGTTTTGTAAGCTATCCAACATACAACTtcactttatttcatttttcaactttttgaaTGAGTTTTTAAACTTCtctcattttccttttctttgtgaTCTTCATCCCTCTCCCACGGCCTCCGACAACGTCTTTGGCACTCTCCATTGTGCATCACCATCAAAGATCATTACCGGTGACTACATCACTTTTCCCCCTGTTTTCTTCACTTTTTTCTCGTATTTAGAACCCACAACCATTAAGTAagcttatgtaatttttttatcatgtgtgTGTTCATGATTTCAATTCTCAATGGACGTTATCTGCATCTTGTAAATGAATGTTTTACAATTGCTTTTCATTTTAACCTTCATTTATCGTAGGGGcttttttggaagaaaaaacacaagcaCTTGTAGATTGGTCCATTCACTTTAACAACGATGTAACAATTCTCAATTTGAACAATGTTAGTTTGCAAAATCATAATATGCTTTATCTTGTCACTACTTTTCACCTGTTTAGATGAATCTAAgtaattgtttttcactcatggatttaaatttagttttgatTTATGTTGCTGATGGGGGTTTACTAGTGAAGAAGTCTAAAGAAGAGGAAGAGCTTGGAGAAAGGGAGGCCCTGCAAGACGACGAAGAGTGTTATGGTTGTGAAAATTTAAAGggtaaaaagagaaataaaagtggAAATGGTGGCCTAAAAGACTTGTTTGAGGTGTCAGGAGAGGGAATAGGAGGGAGAAAAAGCAAAGAAAAGTAAGGGTGTTCACGAGAACGGGTCACTCGTGAACCTGAACTGATCCAAACCGATCCGAACAGTTTAGGTTGGGTCATTTATGTATTTGAGTCAAAATCAAACCGAACTGATTAGaatcaatcaaaatttttagaattgtttAGATTGGCTTTAAATATTGTTAATATTGGAACTCTTATTGACTTATTGCCAAGCATACCAAATTGTCCAAGTAATATTAAAATGGTAAGACCAAATATTGAATTCCAGAGGGACTATGTTTGTACTAGGTTATATATATCTAATGATTAAGCAATTAGTGACTCAAATCAAGTATTGTTCATTGATTAACAACAAATACAACTAAGTGAATTTACTACAAAGTAAAGAACATGAAAggttaagaaaacaaacactCGAATATTGTGAAATGGTGTTGTGATGAGTTAAGGAACGTGTTGGGGGCTACACTTGCCAtaactactcttgatgtaatcttaatagatttttttttttttttaacatgaataTGATTATTACTCGAAACTTCTAACATACTCTAATCATGATCCTTCAAGTGAAAGAGCCTAAATCACCTAATATTGCTCCTAAtcccttaaaaattatattaaataatatgcaTTACGAGCAAATATGTATGTATAAGCTAAACAATATCATTTTATCCCTAGATATGGATTACCCAGATGTTCTTCCCCAATTCTTAACATATAAATATTTCTCAATGCCTAAATCATAAAACAGTTAATGAAAATGGATGATCAAATCAAAGACATGTGAATGAACACAAAGATGAACAATAATATCAACATCatattaatagataatttagAATCATTACATCAAAGAAAATTTGGTTTGCAGAGTTTTCAGCAATGAGTGGTTTTAACTTCTGattgtcatgagagacttacaaatataaaagtaggatgaaataaaagaaaatgaaagagaaatgaATTGGTTAGAGCTCCGAAAATAGATTTTTCTTGCACTAACTTCTTTGTTTTTCTCTGCTTCTTTGTTCTTATATGGTTACCAAAAATAAGTATTCTAAagttaaaacaagaaaacaaaaaagaaaaacaacaataCTTTGAAACAAAGCTCTAATAATGTCTATAAGATGATATAGATACTCTTAAATAAAGAATGATATACTACTTTGAAATAAAGGTCTAATAATGTCTGTAAAATGATATAGATACTCCTAAATAAAGAATGATATGTGATATAAATCCATGCTTGTTTGAGAAAGCATTTGTAGAATTGTTTCTTACtactaattttgaaaaattaattaaaatgatttatgctttaatgattttattcaaaaagaaaaataataataaaattaaataaatattttaatcaaatacaAACATACTTAAAGttgttttaaatatgtaaatatttgtCTAAAATTGCATTGATTGATATTTTAACCTAATCTTGAATAAATGACTTAACCAAATACATACTTagaatgtgtttgtttttgtataaaaatatatcataccTTTGTCTTTTTTGTCCAAAATGAGACTCACTCAAtgttctttttttctccttagCTTATTTTCATCAATTGAGATATGGACACTCTTCAACCATATCTCTGTATTCTTATATAGTCTTTTTATCATTCTTTCTAATTTCCATTTTAACTTTAagctatttcttttatattctcCTCCCCTCATTTATTTGTAAGGAGTATCAAAATCACATTAAATGAGGgtaggattttttatttttaggtttttcCATTATCTTGTAATACTTTTCTTCAAAAGAAAaccaagtaaaaaatatttttattttattttatatcgaTAAGATATAAGTTAAAGGAAAATGTTtaactatattaaatatttttaataaaataattgataaaaaaaattaactttatgatcttttatttttattttttatatgtttaaaaaaataatcatatgaaGTCgaactcaattaattaaatatgctatttgatttattataaatctcttatattatcttttattccCACATAcatacactttttatttttcccttacTCTcttaaactaaaaactaaaaagataatCCCCCCCTTCTATTCACCCATTTTCTCACTTTAAACCAAAAACCTAAATACAAAGggtgaaaaataagaaaaataccgAGCATGGGAGAGAACTAAAAGGAGGGAACGCCGTCGTTGGGGGTGCTTCTACTGCTAGCCTACCCTTATTCGCACATACCTCACAAATAAATGCACAACGCATTTCGCATTTCACAGCTACACCTTGTTTGTTCCGCTCGAAACGCAATCTTTGTCCCCGTGCGGTGCCCTTGCCGATTCTTCCATTTTCAAGTTACTCTTAACCTCCTTTTGCTTCTAGTTTTcactctcaatttttttttttttttttttttgcgttttCGGTTTCCGAAGCAGGTTTTAGGTCGGTTGGGGTTTTTGGTTTTCGAATCCAATCTCAACTCGTTAACGTTAAGAATAATTCAGGTACAGAATAATTTAGGTTTTGCACCTGAATCCGTATTCTCTGCATGCCAACCTCGTTTGCATTCATAATAACTCGGTAGATTCATCACACATATTGGATTAGTTTTCCTTCTCTTTATTGTTTGAAATATGTGAATATTGTGGAAGCTAAGAAGCATGGACACTTCTAGATAGTAGCAGTATTGTGTTGTAGCTGTGCCACGTATCCGTGTTGAACACTGCATGTACGGACGCTTTGAATGTTTCTGGTTGCATAATAATAGTTTCATGAATGTTGGCATTTCATAACATGAATTGTGATTTagaaattttgttttgtgttaattttaaattaactttagacttactctaaaataaattaactttatactttatatataaCTATGCAGTGTGCCAGtgtccttttttttaatgtcataTGCCCTTGCCTTGTCTGTGTCTTGTTGCATCCATATCATGAGTTGCATTTAAAACACTGTATAATTGATTGAATTAATTGTGTTTAGCTTTTATGCGTGTCTGGAGCTGAAGCTGTGCTTTATAGGTCAGCATGGGATTTGACAATGAGTGCATAGTGAACATTCAGTCACTTGCTGGAGAGTACTTCTGTCCAGTTTGTCGGCTGCTCGTATTTCCAAATGAAGCTTTGCAGTCACAATGTACTCATTTATATTGCAAGCCGTGTTTGACCTACGTTGTGAGCACTACAAGGGCTTGCCCATATGATGGCTACTTGGTCACTGAGGCAGATTCCAAGGTTCTTTTCCTACTTCTACTTCTCATTCCAAAATGCTCCCgtgcaatatttttttcctattcacATATAAATTTGTATGCCTTAACTGCAGCCTCTGACAGAGTCAAATAAGGCACTTGCTGAAACTATTGGAAAAATCGCAGTTCATTGCCTTTATCATAGGAGCGGATGCACATGGCAAGGAACTTTGTCTGAGTGCACATCTCATTGTTCTGTATGTGCTTTTGGCAATTCTCCTGTTGTTTGCAACAGGTGTGGGATCCAAATAGTGCATTGCCAAGTACAAGAACATGCACAAAATTGCCCTGTATGtgtcatttataatttaatagttCCTTTTGTCTATTTGTGGCAGTCTGGTGCTCATGTTTGTTGATTGGCAGGGTGTGCCAGGTCAAGTAGCCATTACCCAAGATCCTTCAGCTACTAGTGCTGTCTCTTCTACagatcagaatcagaatgctgcTCCAGTTGCAGCAACGGCATCTCAAACTGCTGTCACAACTACTATACCCGGGCAGGTTTCAAATCAGCCACCCAACCCAGCTTCCCAAACCCAAGCTCCAGTCCAAACTGCTGGGCAGCCAACTGCAGAGCAATGGTATCAGCAGCAACAATATCAACAATACTACCAGCAATACCCTGGACAAGATCCATACCAACAGCAGTATCAACATTACTACCCCTATCAACAGTCTGTGGTTCCACAGTACCAGCAGGCCTATGGTCAGCCCCAACCTCAGTCTCAATCACAGCCCCAGGGCCAGCTTCAACCTCAGTCCCAGCCACAGCCTCAACTTCAACCACAACCTCAGGCACAAGGACTGTCTCATCCACCTACACATATTCAGGCTCCTGTGGTCCCACCATCTCAGAATCAGATGCAAGTTCAACAACCACCACAGCAACTTCAACCTGCTGTGCAGCCACAAGGTCAGATGAGTCATGCACCAGGCCATGGTCAAGCCATCCCCCAGTCTCAGACTCAGCCTTATCCTTACCCCCAAGTTCAGCCACATTCTGTCCAACCTCAACCCCAACAACCGATGCAAATGCTTCCTTATCAGCAGCCTCATCCTCAAATGCAGCATTCACAACCACAAATTCAACAACCGGTTCAGAAGTATCCTGTTCCTCAATCTCAAGTTCATGCACAACTGCAACCTAATGCTCCAATTCAACATCACTCTCAGCTCCCCGTGCCTCCTCACCAGCCTGTGACTCCTAATGTCCAGACTCCAGTGCAAAATGCAATGTCGCATTCAGTGACAGGGCATCACTCTTATCCCCAACCTCTGCCTCACCCAAATATGCAACCCGGAGTCCCTCAACATACTATGCACATGCATCCTCAAAGTGGGCATCAACCCCAGGCCCAACATCCTGTCCAGATGCAGAATCAGTTTCCTCCACAAATTCCAACAGCACGTCCTAATCAATCTCATGCTATGTTTCCTAACCAGCAACAGCCAGCTTTGTTGCCTTCTTCAGTTCAGGGCCAAACTACCCCTCCTTTGCAACAACAGTCACTATATACCCATAATCAACAACCTGGGCAAATCAACCAACGTCCTACTTTGCCACCTGTTCAACAAATACCTCAGCAGCCGTTTGCACAACACCAAATGCCTATGCCATCTCATTTACAACCACAAGGTCCAGCACATTCATTTCCAAAGCATGCATATCCACAGGCACAGGGAAATACTGCAGGAAGGCCTTTAGTTCCCAATTATGCCGGACACCTACAGCCATTTGCACAATCTGCCAATACCATTCCAGTTAGACCTGGGCAAAATGGTGCTGGCTACCTGCCTGAAAATCAGAAATTGTTGGTTGGGGCCAATAATCAAGTACAGTTGCCTTCTGAATTGCAGTCTAGGGCACCAGAATCAATTGAAAGACAAGGTAATGTTGTTGAGCAACAAACTGACTCTGCCTCTGGGAAACTTGGTAAAGTTTTTAAAGATTTGGACAATGTGTCTGGATCATCAAATGAATTGAAATCTGAAAAAGTTGAAGCAGATTTGCAACCAACAGAGGTTGGAAATAAGCAAAATAGTGAAGATCCAGACTCTCTGAAGACTTCAGTCCCAAATACCAATGCAGTAGAAAATGGTGATTCTGTGAATAAGAATCTTGGGATGGCGGAGGCTGCTGAAAGCAATTGGAAGCCTTCAAGTGGTGCAACGCCTGGGGTTCAAAATGATAGTAATGAGCATTCTGTCCAAGGCAATGAATTTCAAGATGGACATCTGCCAAAGATAGAGACGAAACTCCCTTTGTCAGAAACTGATAAATTGCAtaatgatgacaatcctgaacCATCTGTCTCTCAAAGCAATGGCGGTTTTGCTAAGCTGTCTCACTCAGCCGCTTTCACTGATCAGAGTAAGCATCAGCAACCAATAATTAATTATGGCCCTCCTTCTGTCCAGCAGAGATCTTCTGCAATGTTAGCATCGCAATTGCCACATCCAACAGTTCCAAATCAGCCACTCTCTTCAGTGCACTCTTCAACCCTTATTAGGAATCATGGAACTGCCCCTGCTCTTCATTCAGGACAGCTCTTAACCGAGAATTTTCCACCAACCATGCTTAAGCAACCACAAGATTCTGGCATTCAGTTTAATAATCCAGGGCGAAGCTTGCAACCTCAGTCTCTTGGACCCCCACCACCATTTAACCAAGTACATGGGCCTCCTTTCCATGCTGGAGCATCTAATTTGTCTCGTCTTGGAGGGCCTCAACTTGGTGCCCCACTTCCTGGAGATATGCATGGTCGAATGACTGCCAACTTACCACCACATGCTCCTGAAGGTTTTGGTTTGCAGGATGAAAGGTTCAAACCTTTGCATGCTCTAAATCAACAAAATATTGAGAGAAGAGAGTTTGATGATGATCTTAAGAAATTCTCTAGGCTGCCTTTGAATTCCGAGCCAGTTTCTAAATTTGGAAATTATTCATTAGGCACTCATGAAGCTGGAAAGAGACCAGTTGGTATTCATGATGATGTCATTAAGAAATCAGGTTCTGCTCTTCATCCTGGTTATTTTGGACCAGGTCCTGGATATGCGAGACATCATATGGATGGTATAGCTCCAAGAAGTCCTGTTAGTGAATATGCTGAGATGTCCTCCCGGAGATTGGGGCTGCACTCTGGCAGTCTTGTTGGTAAGTCAGGTATAGATGATTTTGATGACAGAGTTGCACGTCGTTTTGGTGAATTCCGTGATAGTCGGTTTCCTCATTTGCCCAGCCATTTGCGTAGAGATGATTTTGATGGTTTTGGTAACTTTCGAATGGGTGAATATCCAAGGAGTGGTGATTTTGTTGGTCAAGATGAATTTGCTGGCCATTTTCGGAGGGGTGAACATTTGGGTCCACATAACTTCCCCAGACATTTGCAGCATGGGGAGCCTATTGGTTTTGGTGCCCACCCTGGTCATATGAGAGCAGTTGAACTTGATGGTTTTCGTAGTTTTGAATCTTTCAGCAAAGGTGGCCGACCAGGTCATCCGCAACTTGGTGAGCCTGGGTTCAGAAGCAGCTTTTCACTTACTGGATTTCCTAATGATGCTGGATTTTTAACAGTTAAGTTTTGATCActcttttaaacattttttatatgctATTATCATCATACAGGTAAGagttaaaaaattgaagttgaGTAGATGGAATGTGGATGTTTTGGGGGGAATatagtatttttcttctttgtaaattGACTGCAATATTCCAGggttagttcattttttttaataatttatgttctATCATGTTTTTTCAGGGAGATATCAGGTCGTTTGATAATTTGAGGAGAAAGAAGGCTTCTAGCATGGGTTGGTGCCGGATATGTAAAGTTGACTGTGAAACAGTAGAAGGTTTGGACTTGCATTCACAAACAAAGGAGCACCAGAAGATGGCCATGGATATAGttaaaacaatcaaacaaaatgCAAAGAAACAGAAATTGTAGGCtattttcttgtttgttgcTGTCATTAATGCTATCTCATACATCTGGAAAAGAATTAAACTGCCATCTGGAAGATAAAACCCTCTATTACTTCATAATGgacatttcttttgttttgtagaaTACCCAGTGAAGAACCCTCAATGGATGAGGGAAACAAGACACACAATACTGGTATTGAGGGTCGTGGAAATAAGCATTGAGTAATTGTGGTTTGCTGTAATCTGATATGCTCTCATACAGTTGTCATCAAAAGATGTTACTATGGTATTATTGCATTTAGCAATACTTACCATTTTGTTGTCATTTTCCTGCTTGCAAAGTTATTTATGCTACTCATGTTATTTCAGGTTGCTGCCTTCATATTAATGGAGATGTTTTTTCGGAACTGGAGTACTGTGGCAGTTAAGTTTGTTggcttttgaatttgaaatccaTGTCTCAACCTCGGTTATTTGTTAACAGTTtctatcatttatttttcttatgttgtttacatgttatttttaaGTACAATTTTTATGGATGACAATCTTTTGTTCGTAGTTATTAATCCTGGATAGTGGCCAACCTCAAAATCTCTATAGTAGGATGGCTGctgttttaatcattttataaggATATATAATCTATCTCTATTATACACATAGTTAAATATGTAatgctaaaaaaatattcaaaatctaTGAATattcataatcatcaataaaaagtTCCTAGGCAAAACACACAAGTAAATAATGACAGAAGTGAAGGAAACAATAACAGAGACTGAAAATGTCCAGAGAACAGAGGAAAGAAGGCTGCACCTTTGCAGTCGCCGGAAAATGGCCAGAGAAGCAGTGGTCTCCAATGAAGGTGAATTGTGAGGGAGAATatggttcttttctttttcttgtaggTCTTATCCAAGAGAGTAAAGTCTCATTTTTACCCCCTCTCCCCATGGTACTATAGCAAACAAATGGCCTGCATTTGGCCACGACAGCCTTGACCATGAAAACACCCTACAACAGCTGCTCTGTGGCAGCCAACTGCCACTATGGTGCTATAGCGCCCTATCAATAGCCCTTCTTTTTACTTATCATAGAAGCCTCCTATTGACGACTGTGCATTGATGGTAATCAGATATCCTAGTCCAGTTTTGTCTTGGTTATTATTTCTTGATAAACACAGGAGTTTCCAATATTCTGTGCTTTTATATCTTATAGGAAGGAGATCTCCCCTTTGTCTCTTGCATATTTTCCTAAAGCCCCATTTTGTTTATACTGTAGCTAAAAAGGGAACAAAATGATCATTACAAATTAACCACAAGGCCGTACCACTTACCCACTATActttaattagtttttcttttaattattttttttattatagtttaaGAGTCAATTTACATTGAGCTtttagatttagaaaaataggaataaTCCATGtctacaaaattatatttcctCTACACACATCCCAAGGGCCATAAGTAATTACTTATTCGGTTCAATGATGTCTCTAAAGTGCACTTAAGGTGTTATTCCTAGCTGACAGAAGACTGTTGTCTTGACTGGTTTGACTGCTGGATTGACTGGTAAAGCGTGATGTATTTCCTAACTGGTAACTAGGTGATTTAAAcctttgatttaaaaataattttttatgtataaatttcaatatatagATTTTCAAGTATAAATTTCCTGAATCATACAATACGGGGATACAACCTTTGAAAATATCAAGGGTATATTATGCTGACCTATGAAATGGAAAATTTTACatgaaaataagaatttatGAACAATGATAGAATTGGTGTACCAAAATTGCTATAAAAGCATAACAACATTTGTATCATTAATCCATGTCATAAACAATGTTTATGTTGTCTTCTGACAACCTACCGTATATTTGGCTTGGGGGATGGGATCTTGCATGCAAAAATTGTTAACAAAGCACATGGTAGACagattttaaaggaaaaaatagaaaaagggaACATAATTGACTGTAAACATAGTTGAATATTGTAGCTTGTAAGTCTAAATCCTTTGTTGATTTTGTGAGACCTAGGGAACG
Above is a window of Glycine soja cultivar W05 chromosome 12, ASM419377v2, whole genome shotgun sequence DNA encoding:
- the LOC114380210 gene encoding altered inheritance of mitochondria protein 3-like isoform X4, with the translated sequence MGFDNECIVNIQSLAGEYFCPVCRLLVFPNEALQSQCTHLYCKPCLTYVVSTTRACPYDGYLVTEADSKPLTESNKALAETIGKIAVHCLYHRSGCTWQGTLSECTSHCSVCAFGNSPVVCNRCGIQIVHCQVQEHAQNCPGVPGQVAITQDPSATSAVSSTDQNQNAAPVAATASQTAVTTTIPGQVSNQPPNPASQTQAPVQTAGQPTAEQWYQQQQYQQYYQQYPGQDPYQQQYQHYYPYQQSVVPQYQQAYGQPQPQSQSQPQGQLQPQSQPQPQLQPQPQAQGLSHPPTHIQAPVVPPSQNQMQVQQPPQQLQPAVQPQGQMSHAPGHGQAIPQSQTQPYPYPQVQPHSVQPQPQQPMQMLPYQQPHPQMQHSQPQIQQPVQKYPVPQSQVHAQLQPNAPIQHHSQLPVPPHQPVTPNVQTPVQNAMSHSVTGHHSYPQPLPHPNMQPGVPQHTMHMHPQSGHQPQAQHPVQMQNQFPPQIPTARPNQSHAMFPNQQQPALLPSSVQGQTTPPLQQQSLYTHNQQPGQINQRPTLPPVQQIPQQPFAQHQMPMPSHLQPQGPAHSFPKHAYPQAQGNTAGRPLVPNYAGHLQPFAQSANTIPVRPGQNGAGYLPENQKLLVGANNQVQLPSELQSRAPESIERQGNVVEQQTDSASGKLGKVFKDLDNVSGSSNELKSEKVEADLQPTEVGNKQNSEDPDSLKTSVPNTNAVENGDSVNKNLGMAEAAESNWKPSSGATPGVQNDSNEHSVQGNEFQDGHLPKIETKLPLSETDKLHNDDNPEPSVSQSNGGFAKLSHSAAFTDQSKHQQPIINYGPPSVQQRSSAMLASQLPHPTVPNQPLSSVHSSTLIRNHGTAPALHSGQLLTENFPPTMLKQPQDSGIQFNNPGRSLQPQSLGPPPPFNQVHGPPFHAGASNLSRLGGPQLGAPLPGDMHGRMTANLPPHAPEGFGLQDERFKPLHALNQQNIERREFDDDLKKFSRLPLNSEPVSKFGNYSLGTHEAGKRPVGIHDDVIKKSGSALHPGYFGPGPGYARHHMDGIAPRSPVSEYAEMSSRRLGLHSGSLVGKSGIDDFDDRVARRFGEFRDSRFPHLPSHLRRDDFDGFGNFRMGEYPRSGDFVGQDEFAGHFRRGEHLGPHNFPRHLQHGEPIGFGAHPGHMRAVELDGFRSFESFSKGGRPGHPQLGEPGFRSSFSLTGFPNDAGFLTGDIRSFDNLRRKKASSMGWCRICKVDCETVEGLDLHSQTKEHQKMAMDIVKTIKQNAKKQKLIPSEEPSMDEGNKTHNTGIEGRGNKH